A single region of the Bacillota bacterium genome encodes:
- the sigH gene encoding RNA polymerase sporulation sigma factor SigH — translation MSVNPQRDVLPVYDEMLDEELVELARAGDSQALEYMIYRYRNFVRAKARSYFLVGADREDIIQEGMIGLYKAIRDFREDKLASFRAFAELCVTRQIITAIKTATRQKHIPLNSYVSLNKPIYDEDSDRTLLDVIAGVKVSDPEELIISREEFGDIEAKMGEILSDLEWQVLMAYLDGKSYQEIADELDRHVKSVDNALQRVKRKLERYLESRHAMDSSDA, via the coding sequence GTGAGCGTGAATCCCCAACGCGACGTCCTGCCGGTCTACGACGAGATGCTCGATGAGGAGCTGGTTGAACTCGCACGCGCAGGCGATTCGCAGGCCCTGGAGTACATGATCTACCGCTATCGGAACTTCGTCCGGGCCAAGGCGCGCTCCTACTTCCTGGTAGGCGCGGACCGGGAGGACATCATCCAGGAGGGGATGATCGGCCTCTACAAGGCCATCCGGGACTTCCGGGAGGACAAACTGGCCTCGTTCCGCGCCTTCGCGGAGCTCTGCGTGACGCGGCAGATCATCACCGCCATCAAGACGGCCACCCGGCAGAAGCACATCCCGCTCAACTCCTACGTCTCCCTCAACAAGCCCATCTACGACGAGGACTCGGACCGGACGCTCCTGGACGTCATCGCCGGCGTCAAGGTGAGCGACCCCGAGGAGCTGATCATCAGCCGCGAGGAGTTCGGGGACATCGAGGCCAAGATGGGCGAGATCCTCAGCGACCTGGAGTGGCAGGTGCTGATGGCCTACCTGGACGGAAAGTCCTACCAGGAGATTGCCGACGAGCTGGACCGGCACGTAAAATCCGTGGACAACGCGCTCCAACGCGTCAAGCGGAAGCTCGAGCGCTACCTGGAGTCCCGCCACGCCATGGACTCCTCGGACGCCTGA
- the cysS gene encoding cysteine--tRNA ligase, translating into MQLYNTLTRRKEEFVPLEPGRVRMYFCGPTVYSDTHIGHLRPALTGDLLARYLRYRGFHVDYVSNLTDVDDKIIQRAREEGVAARDVADRYARQYLDLMRRMGADQVDRYARVTESMEAIVEAVARLVESGHAYPSAGDVYFAVRTQPQYGKLSGRDPDELLAGARVEVSEKKRDPLDFALWKAAKPGEPRWSSPWGEGRPGWHIECSVMCLRYLGPTLDIHGGGADLIFPHHENEIAQSEALNGVPLARYWVHNGMVRVGEEKMAKSLGNYFTVERALELVSPAALRLYIYSTHYRNPLLFSPQALEEAARAQARLQNAARLVAEAAGDPGGAAPDPAEPFTASLRAAVEGAREAFLAALEDDLNSAEALASLFDLARRLNGLVQGPGFSGSASQRAALGEALAAFRELAGLLGVLEVDGAGTGTPRLAPASRETGSQGAGELVEALVELVLSLRELARARRDWAEADAIRARLEELGLVVEDRRDGPHWRWAARPGTGSGGALPRP; encoded by the coding sequence TTGCAGCTCTACAACACCCTGACGCGGAGGAAAGAGGAGTTCGTTCCGCTGGAGCCGGGGCGGGTCCGCATGTACTTCTGCGGTCCCACCGTCTATTCCGACACGCACATCGGCCACCTGCGCCCGGCGCTGACGGGCGACCTGCTCGCCCGCTACCTCCGTTACCGGGGCTTTCACGTCGACTATGTCAGCAACCTGACCGACGTCGACGACAAGATCATCCAGCGGGCGCGCGAGGAAGGGGTGGCCGCCCGTGACGTGGCCGACCGCTACGCGCGCCAGTATCTCGACCTGATGCGCCGCATGGGCGCGGACCAGGTGGATCGCTACGCCCGCGTCACCGAGAGCATGGAGGCCATCGTGGAGGCGGTGGCGCGCCTCGTGGAAAGCGGCCACGCCTACCCCTCCGCCGGCGACGTCTATTTCGCCGTGCGGACGCAGCCCCAATACGGGAAGCTCTCCGGACGGGACCCCGACGAGCTCCTGGCTGGGGCGCGCGTCGAGGTGAGCGAGAAGAAGCGCGATCCGCTGGACTTCGCTCTCTGGAAGGCGGCCAAGCCGGGCGAACCGCGCTGGTCCAGCCCCTGGGGGGAAGGGCGGCCAGGCTGGCACATCGAGTGCTCGGTCATGTGCCTGCGGTACCTAGGGCCGACGCTGGACATCCACGGCGGCGGAGCTGACCTCATCTTTCCCCATCACGAGAACGAGATCGCCCAGTCGGAGGCGCTCAACGGGGTGCCCCTGGCGCGCTACTGGGTGCACAACGGCATGGTGCGCGTCGGCGAGGAGAAGATGGCCAAGTCGCTGGGCAACTACTTCACGGTGGAACGCGCCCTGGAGCTGGTCTCACCGGCGGCGCTGCGCCTGTATATTTATTCCACACACTACCGCAACCCGCTCCTCTTCTCCCCGCAGGCTCTGGAGGAGGCCGCGCGCGCCCAGGCCCGCCTGCAGAACGCCGCCCGCCTCGTGGCCGAGGCGGCGGGCGATCCCGGCGGCGCGGCGCCGGACCCTGCCGAACCGTTCACGGCCTCCCTCCGGGCGGCTGTCGAGGGCGCGCGGGAAGCCTTTTTGGCCGCGCTGGAGGACGACCTGAACAGCGCCGAGGCGCTGGCCTCCCTCTTCGACCTGGCGCGGCGCCTGAACGGTCTGGTGCAGGGCCCAGGCTTCTCGGGCAGCGCCTCCCAGCGCGCTGCGCTGGGCGAGGCGCTGGCCGCCTTCCGGGAGCTGGCTGGCCTGCTGGGCGTGCTGGAGGTCGACGGAGCGGGGACCGGGACCCCCCGCCTCGCCCCCGCATCCCGGGAGACGGGGAGCCAGGGGGCGGGCGAGCTGGTCGAGGCCCTGGTGGAGCTGGTCCTCTCCCTGCGCGAGCTGGCCCGGGCCCGGCGCGACTGGGCGGAGGCGGACGCCATTCGCGCGCGCCTGGAGGAGCTGGGCCTGGTGGTCGAAGACCGCCGCGACGGGCCGCACTGGCGGTGGGCGGCGCGACCCGGCACCGGAAGCGGAGGCGCCCTTCCGCGGCCCTAG
- the ispF gene encoding 2-C-methyl-D-erythritol 2,4-cyclodiphosphate synthase, which yields MRVGWGYDAHPWTESRPLVLCGLSIPGHAGLEGHSDGDAACHALVDALLGAAAAGDIGRWFPPDDPRWRDASSLGMLRQVAGWLAGSGWRIENVDLTLIASEPPLAPWREGFVQSLAAALGVDATRVSVKAASGNGLGFAGEGRGLAAVAVALLEPPPEATAAAGSLPPVPGPR from the coding sequence CTACGACGCCCATCCCTGGACGGAGTCGCGGCCGCTGGTCCTCTGCGGCCTCTCCATCCCCGGGCACGCGGGGCTGGAGGGCCACTCCGACGGGGACGCGGCCTGTCACGCGCTGGTCGACGCGCTCCTCGGCGCGGCGGCCGCTGGCGACATCGGCCGCTGGTTCCCGCCGGACGACCCGCGCTGGCGCGACGCCTCCAGCCTGGGCATGCTCCGCCAGGTGGCCGGCTGGCTGGCCGGGAGCGGGTGGCGGATCGAGAACGTGGACCTGACTCTCATCGCCTCCGAACCTCCGCTGGCCCCGTGGCGCGAGGGCTTCGTCCAGTCGCTGGCCGCCGCCCTGGGCGTCGACGCCACCCGGGTCAGCGTCAAGGCGGCCAGCGGCAACGGCTTGGGCTTCGCCGGCGAGGGGCGTGGCCTGGCGGCGGTGGCGGTCGCCCTGCTCGAACCGCCGCCTGAGGCCACCGCGGCCGCCGGCAGCCTCCCGCCCGTACCCGGCCCGCGTTGA